Part of the Halopenitus persicus genome is shown below.
ACCACCACGGTGTCATCGCGGAGGCCGTTGTCCTCGAGCGCGGCGACGATCTCTCCCACGAGATCGTCCGTATAGTCGACGGAGGCGTCGTAGACGCGTTCGAGCTGGTCGAAGTCGATGTCCTCCATCGTGAACACGTCCTTCTGCCGGTGCGGGATCGCCGCGTCGTCGGCCACGCCGTGGCGCTCGGCGTACCGCTTCGGGGGCCGGTACGGTTCGTGTGGCTCCATCAGATTGGCGTAGAGGAAGAAGTTCCCGTCGTCGTCCCCGCGGTCACCGAGGTACTCGGTCACCGCCGCCACGGTCTCCTCGGACCGGGTGGAGTCGTCGACGTCGAAGGCCCTGAAGACGCGGTCGATCTGTCTCCCGAGGATCCGCCGCGGCGTGTCGCCGAGGGAATGGTAGAACTTCGCGAACGCCCGTGAGAGGCGGACGCTCAGCCGGTTGTCGGCCGTTCCGAGGAAGTTCTCGACGTGATCGAAGTCCCCGGTCATCCCCTTGTGTGGGGTTATCCAGACGTTCGGGGTGATCGCGGCGGTGTCGTATCCCGCCTCACGGAACGCGGAGACGAAGGTCGCCCGGTCCTCGTCGAAGTAGCTCCTCGCGTGGGTGGTGCCGTGCTCCCATGGATACTCCCCGGTGAACATCGAGGCGTGCGACGGAAGGGTCCAGGGTGCCTGCGTGACCGCGTTCTCGAAGACCGTCGCCGAGTCGGCCAGCGCCTGGATGTGGTCCGTAAACTCGACGTCGGGGTTGTACGCCGACACCCGGTCCGTCCGGAGCGAATCCAGAACCAGAAAGACGACGTTCCGCTCGTCCGAGACGGCGTCCTGCATGTCCGTCACCGGGAGCGCCCGGCAGTTAGGGACATCGGTTCGGAACCGGGCATCGTGCGGGACCGGAGCCGGAGCCGACGACCCCACGATCGACCATCATCGGGACCGACACGCCGATGTCATCCGGGACCGACACGCCGATGTCATCCGGGACCGACACGCCGATGTCATCCCGGACCGACACGTCAAGATTTCCCATCGTCGGAACGGACCCACGACCGATTTATAGGGGACGCGATAACGGGGGGTATGGTCGAGAGCGTGGCGATCGTCTACTGGTGTGACGGGGCCGGACACGCGGCCAGGAGCATCCCGGTCGCCAAGGAGCTCGAGTCACGCGGCGTGGACGTGTCGATCGCTGGC
Proteins encoded:
- a CDS encoding sulfatase; translation: MQDAVSDERNVVFLVLDSLRTDRVSAYNPDVEFTDHIQALADSATVFENAVTQAPWTLPSHASMFTGEYPWEHGTTHARSYFDEDRATFVSAFREAGYDTAAITPNVWITPHKGMTGDFDHVENFLGTADNRLSVRLSRAFAKFYHSLGDTPRRILGRQIDRVFRAFDVDDSTRSEETVAAVTEYLGDRGDDDGNFFLYANLMEPHEPYRPPKRYAERHGVADDAAIPHRQKDVFTMEDIDFDQLERVYDASVDYTDDLVGEIVAALEDNGLRDDTVVVLLSDHGQALGENGGDFGHQFTVAEPVVNVVLMVDHPDREADTVADPIELRSLCDLVPAYAGIRPAPDPDDVFPETVVGGCEFPENFTGYIPTDRWDDYYRKHRYAKRDGVKVVKSVTEDGAATYEALDVETGESIPVPADLKAAVDATGDVDPGSADSDGVESGGGADDAGDRPVDDAVADRLEQLGYR